A genomic window from Microvirga sp. TS319 includes:
- a CDS encoding enoyl-CoA hydratase-related protein, whose protein sequence is MTLTTLRCTVEGPVATITLARPDKLNALNGIMHVELRETLDRCEQDEAVRIVVLTGEGRAFSSGQDLTETLPKDEQGRIDLGPPLARDYNPLILRLAQYSKITIAALNGPAVGASANIALACDIVLAARSAYLQEAFSRIALVPDAGGTWILPRLVGPKRALALMLTAEPVPAEEAHTMGLVFKVFDDASFAVDVAAFAAGLAEGPGLAQRLTKQAVAQSLSNDLQAQLDLEARLQREAGFSHDFAEGVAAFRGKRAPRFEGR, encoded by the coding sequence ATGACCCTGACGACCCTGCGCTGCACCGTGGAAGGGCCTGTCGCCACCATCACTCTGGCCCGGCCCGACAAGCTGAATGCCCTGAACGGCATCATGCATGTCGAATTACGGGAAACGCTGGACCGGTGCGAGCAGGACGAGGCCGTGCGCATCGTGGTGCTCACGGGCGAGGGCAGGGCGTTCTCCTCGGGCCAGGACTTGACCGAGACCCTGCCGAAGGACGAGCAGGGCCGCATCGATCTCGGGCCGCCGCTCGCCCGCGACTACAATCCCCTGATCCTCAGGCTCGCGCAGTATTCCAAGATCACCATTGCGGCTCTCAACGGCCCGGCGGTCGGCGCGTCCGCGAACATCGCTCTCGCCTGCGACATCGTTCTGGCCGCGCGCTCCGCCTATCTTCAGGAGGCCTTCTCCAGGATCGCCCTCGTGCCGGATGCGGGCGGCACCTGGATCCTGCCGAGGCTCGTCGGTCCCAAGCGGGCGCTTGCTCTCATGCTCACCGCCGAGCCGGTTCCGGCCGAGGAGGCGCACACGATGGGTCTCGTCTTCAAGGTCTTCGACGACGCCTCCTTCGCGGTCGACGTGGCGGCGTTCGCAGCCGGGCTCGCCGAAGGTCCCGGCCTCGCGCAGCGCCTGACCAAGCAGGCCGTGGCGCAAAGCCTTTCCAACGATCTCCAGGCTCAGCTCGATCTCGAGGCCAGGCTCCAGCGAGAGGCTGGCTTCAGCCACGATTTCGCCGAGGGCGTCGCCGCCTTCCGCGGGAAGCGCGCTCCCCGCTTCGAAGGCCGGTGA
- a CDS encoding uracil-DNA glycosylase family protein, whose protein sequence is MDPCPDFDELARRLRACRICRNAPRYGRALPHEPHPIVQGSASARLCIASQAPGTRAHASGIPFDDRSGARLREWLGLDKAEFYDETKVAIVPMGACFPGQDAKGGDLSPRRECAETWRQPLFQALPRLELVLLIGQYAQAWHLGDDFRDGLTQTVRRWRALLARPQKPRILPLPHPSWRNNGWLKTNSWFEEELLPVLRSEIRSMFKRDHSEA, encoded by the coding sequence ATGGATCCCTGTCCCGATTTCGATGAACTCGCGCGCCGGCTCCGGGCCTGCCGCATCTGCCGCAACGCGCCGCGCTACGGCCGGGCCTTGCCCCACGAGCCGCACCCGATCGTTCAGGGCAGCGCCTCGGCCCGTCTTTGCATCGCCAGCCAGGCCCCTGGCACCCGGGCCCATGCCAGCGGCATCCCGTTCGACGACCGTTCGGGTGCGAGACTGCGGGAATGGCTGGGGCTCGACAAGGCGGAGTTCTACGACGAGACCAAGGTCGCCATCGTGCCCATGGGGGCCTGCTTTCCGGGGCAGGACGCCAAGGGGGGAGACCTGAGCCCCCGGCGGGAATGCGCGGAAACCTGGCGGCAGCCGCTCTTTCAGGCGCTGCCCCGTCTCGAACTCGTCCTGCTCATCGGCCAATATGCCCAGGCCTGGCATCTGGGCGACGATTTCCGGGACGGTCTGACCCAGACCGTGCGGCGGTGGCGGGCGCTTCTCGCACGTCCGCAGAAGCCGCGCATCCTGCCGCTTCCGCATCCCTCCTGGCGCAACAACGGCTGGCTTAAGACCAATTCCTGGTTCGAGGAGGAGCTTTTGCCTGTTCTTCGCTCCGAAATCCGCTCTATGTTCAAGCGCGACCATTCGGAGGCTTAG
- the cobT gene encoding nicotinate-nucleotide--dimethylbenzimidazole phosphoribosyltransferase produces the protein MTDPASSPFDDIRRLITTMPGPDEAAIEAVRLRDRQLTKPAGSLGRLEWLAEWLAAWQGKPNPTVDRPLVCVFAGSHGVTAKGISAYPSEVNRQMLENFAAGGAAINQICAAYGLGFKVFDLALDMPTGDITEADAMDEKACVATMAFGMEAIAGGADLLAVGEMGIGNTTVAAAIYTALFGGPAAHWVGRGTGLDDEGLARKVAAVEAAIAFHGEHLKDPLEVLRRLGGREVAAIAGAILAARLQRIPVVLDGYVATAAAAVLHAVHPSTIDHCVAGHLSAEGAHQDVLARLGKIPLLALGMRLGEGSGAALAMGIVKAAAAVHRDMATFGQAGVSERLS, from the coding sequence ATGACCGATCCCGCATCCTCGCCCTTCGACGATATCCGCCGCCTGATCACGACCATGCCCGGTCCGGACGAGGCGGCTATCGAGGCCGTGCGGCTGCGGGACCGGCAGCTGACGAAGCCCGCCGGCAGCCTCGGGCGTCTGGAATGGCTGGCCGAGTGGCTCGCCGCCTGGCAGGGCAAGCCCAATCCGACCGTGGACCGTCCGCTGGTCTGCGTGTTCGCCGGAAGCCACGGCGTGACCGCCAAGGGCATCTCGGCCTATCCGTCGGAGGTGAACCGGCAGATGCTGGAGAATTTCGCCGCGGGCGGCGCGGCCATCAACCAGATCTGCGCGGCCTATGGCCTCGGCTTCAAGGTGTTCGACCTCGCCCTCGACATGCCCACCGGCGACATCACCGAGGCGGACGCCATGGACGAGAAGGCCTGCGTCGCCACCATGGCGTTCGGCATGGAGGCGATCGCGGGCGGAGCCGATCTTCTGGCCGTCGGCGAGATGGGCATCGGCAACACCACCGTGGCGGCCGCCATCTACACGGCGCTCTTCGGGGGCCCCGCGGCGCATTGGGTCGGGCGCGGCACCGGTCTCGACGACGAGGGCCTCGCACGCAAGGTCGCCGCCGTGGAGGCCGCCATCGCCTTCCACGGCGAGCATCTCAAGGACCCGCTCGAGGTGCTGCGCCGGCTCGGCGGCCGCGAGGTCGCGGCCATCGCGGGCGCGATCCTGGCCGCGCGCCTCCAGCGCATTCCCGTGGTGCTCGACGGTTACGTGGCGACCGCAGCAGCCGCCGTTCTCCATGCTGTCCATCCCTCGACCATCGACCATTGCGTGGCCGGTCACCTGAGCGCGGAAGGCGCGCACCAGGACGTGCTCGCGCGCCTCGGCAAGATCCCGCTCCTGGCGCTGGGCATGCGCCTCGGCGAGGGATCGGGGGCGGCGCTGGCGATGGGCATCGTGAAGGCGGCAGCCGCCGTCCACCGCGACATGGCGACGTTCGGCCAGGCGGGAGTCTCCGAGCGCCTGTCGTGA
- a CDS encoding thermonuclease family protein: protein MRLRRRRSGGSGLPSLVIALALAAGSVIALKPSGRALEGRASITDGDTIRIGGNRIRLKGIDAPEMAQTCSRSGRTYRCGDAARRALIDIVSGENVQCRSSGRDRYRRVLARCTVKGGDIGARMVEEGWAVSYGRDYDVQEMRARSRSAGLWAGEFERPQEWRRSHAGR, encoded by the coding sequence GTGAGGCTGCGACGCCGCCGGTCCGGCGGGAGCGGCCTTCCATCCCTGGTCATCGCCCTCGCGCTGGCCGCCGGGTCGGTGATCGCCCTCAAGCCGAGCGGCCGCGCCCTGGAGGGCCGCGCCTCCATCACCGACGGCGACACGATCCGCATCGGCGGGAACAGAATCCGCCTGAAGGGCATCGACGCGCCGGAGATGGCGCAGACATGCTCGCGCTCCGGGCGCACCTATCGCTGCGGCGATGCTGCCCGCCGGGCCCTCATCGACATCGTGTCGGGTGAGAACGTTCAATGCCGCTCGTCCGGCCGCGACCGCTACCGGCGCGTTCTCGCCCGCTGCACCGTGAAGGGCGGCGATATCGGCGCGCGCATGGTGGAGGAGGGCTGGGCCGTTTCCTACGGGCGCGACTACGACGTGCAGGAGATGCGCGCGCGAAGCCGCTCCGCAGGTCTCTGGGCGGGCGAATTCGAGCGGCCCCAGGAGTGGCGGCGCTCCCACGCGGGCCGATAA